The Methanomassiliicoccales archaeon region CGCCTTTCTGTCTCCCCAGTGACCTCGTCCCGCTTAGGGGCGATGGAGTCGATCTCATCGATGAATATGATGGAGGGCGCATTCTCCTGCGCCTGCTTGAAAATCTCTCGCAGGCGCTCCTCCGACTCGCCGTAGAACTTGCTCATGATCTCCGGCCCGCCGATGGAGATGAAGTTGGCGTTGGTCTCACCCGCCACCGCCTTGGCCAGGAGCGTCTTGCCCGTGCCAGGGGGGCCGTGCAGCAGCACCCCTTTGGGAGCCTCGACGCCCAAACGCTCGAAGAGCTCTGGGTGCCTCAGCGGCAGCTCGATCATCTCCCTTACCTTCTTCACCTCCTCGCTCAATCCGCCAATGTCCTCATACGTGATGTGAGGTATACGGGCCTGAGTCTCCTTAACCGGCTTGTCGCTTATCTTGACCTCGGTGTTCCTGCTCACCAGCACCGCATCGGCGCTGGGGGAATAGGAGACCACCACCAGGTCAATTCGCCTCCCCATCACATTAATCTCGATGACATCGCCCCGCGTGACCGCGCGCCCCTCAAGCGATTGGCTGAGGTACTCCTCGCCGCCCATGATGCGGAGCTGCTCGGTAGGGGCGAAGGTTATCTTCTGCGCTTCCTTGACGACCACCTTTCGGATGGCCACTTTCTCGTCTATGCTGGTCTCGGCATTGCGGCGGATGGTTCCATCTATGCGGATCAGACCCCGGTTGACGTCCTCAGGGTACCCGGGCCAGACAATGGCCACAGTCCGCTTCTTGCCCTCAATCTGGACCACATCCCCCGGCGTCAACCCTAAGATTTCCATCACAGCCGGGTCTACTCTGGCGATGCCGCGGCCGGCATCTTTGGATTTCGCCTCGGCAACCTTTAGCACTTTCTCTGATGTACTCATAGCAACCTACACTTCCAAATGAGGTGAGATGAGGTAAGGCCTCACTTCACCTCGACTCTCTTTCTCGTCTCTTTCCTCTCTTCCTTCTTCTTGCCTACGCTAAGCTTCAGCACTCCGTCCTCCAGCTTGGCCTCGACCGCGTTCTCGTCCGCGTCCTCCGGGAGTGCGAGTCGGCGGTGGAAGCTGAAGTATCCGCGCTCCTTACGGATGTAACCTTTCCTCTCCTCCTCGCTCTCCTGCTGCTTCTTGGCGGAGATGTCAATCATGCCGTCTCCCACCAGGACATTGACGTCCTCCTTGGATAGGCCTGGCAGGTCAGCCATGATCACATATTTGTCCTCCTCCTCCTTCACGTCTACAGCAGGGAACCTAGGTGGAGAGGTGAGAATTGACGGCCATAGTGGATAGTCGAATTCCTCGCTGAACTCCTCCATCATCCGCTCCATCTCTCGAAGTAACGCAGACGGTCCGAACAGCCGGCCAGGGGCCATTGAGCCGAAGAACCTAGCTGGCAGCCAGTTCCTGTTCTTGTCCTCAGCCATATCTCCTCACCTCCTTCATTTGATGTTAACCGCTAGTTAACAACTAGCGAATATAGATTGTATGTTCTTCTATATAAAGTTATCTCTTCTCACCCCTCATCGCCTTTTGAACGCCCTCGGCATAGTCAAGCATCCTTCTTGCCATCCTCTCCATGTTTTTCTGTAGTTTGGGCAGGTCCTCTTTGAGGTTCTCGGCGATGGAATCGACCACGCTCTGCATCTCCTTGGTGAACTCCTTGGCCTTGGGAGGCATGGATT contains the following coding sequences:
- a CDS encoding Hsp20/alpha crystallin family protein codes for the protein MERMMEEFSEEFDYPLWPSILTSPPRFPAVDVKEEEDKYVIMADLPGLSKEDVNVLVGDGMIDISAKKQQESEEERKGYIRKERGYFSFHRRLALPEDADENAVEAKLEDGVLKLSVGKKKEERKETRKRVEVK
- a CDS encoding AAA family ATPase, coding for MSTSEKVLKVAEAKSKDAGRGIARVDPAVMEILGLTPGDVVQIEGKKRTVAIVWPGYPEDVNRGLIRIDGTIRRNAETSIDEKVAIRKVVVKEAQKITFAPTEQLRIMGGEEYLSQSLEGRAVTRGDVIEINVMGRRIDLVVVSYSPSADAVLVSRNTEVKISDKPVKETQARIPHITYEDIGGLSEEVKKVREMIELPLRHPELFERLGVEAPKGVLLHGPPGTGKTLLAKAVAGETNANFISIGGPEIMSKFYGESEERLREIFKQAQENAPSIIFIDEIDSIAPKRDEVTGETERR